The proteins below come from a single Sander lucioperca isolate FBNREF2018 chromosome 20, SLUC_FBN_1.2, whole genome shotgun sequence genomic window:
- the LOC116052024 gene encoding shaker-related potassium channel tsha2: MTVVPGENLDETVALAGLSAQDVYAPERASETQLDHQECCERVVINISGLRFETQLKTLAQFPATLLGNPRKRMRFFDPLRNEYFFDRNRPSFDAILYYYQSGGRLRRPVNVPVDIFMEEIKFYELGEAVIENFKEDEGFIKEEERALPESEFQRQVWLLFEYPESSGPARGIAIVSVLVILISIVIFCLETLPEFREDARTFDEPLAGNGTARAKTKANPFTDPFFIVETLCIIWFSFELLVRFLACPSKAAFFKNIMNTIDIVAIMPYFITLGLELAEHQGNGQQAMSLAILRVIRLVRVFRIFKLSRHSKGLQILGKTLQASMRELGLLIFFLFIGVILFSSAVYFAETDDPDSGFSSIPDAFWWAVVSMTTVGYGDMCPVTIGGKIVGSLCAIAGVLTIALPVPVIVSNFNYFYHRETEHEEQFQYTHVTCGQQQQQQQVQFGEFNRSDSKPSLCKSDFVDSNADAESIKYTNCSPRKTYTGKLTDV; the protein is encoded by the coding sequence ATGACAGTGGTGCCCGGGGAGAACCTGGATGAGACTGTGGCTCTGGCCGGGCTGTCCGCGCAGGATGTGTACGCGCCCGAGAGAGCGTCGGAGACCCAGCTGGACCACCAGGAGTGCTGCGAGCGCGTGGTCATCAACATCTCCGGGCTGCGCTTCGAGACGCAGCTCAAGACGCTCGCGCAGTTCCCCGCCACGCTGCTGGGGAACCCGCGCAAGCGAATGCGCTTCTTCGACCCGCTGCGCAACGAATACTTCTTCGACCGGAACCGGCCGAGCTTCGACGCCATCCTGTACTACTACCAGTCCGGCGGGCGGCTGCGCCGACCCGTCAACGTGCCCGTGGACATCTTCATGGAGGAGATTAAATTCTACGAGCTGGGGGAGGCTGTGATTGAGAATTTCAAAGAGGACGAGGGGTTTATTAAGGAGGAGGAGCGCGCGCTGCCGGAGAGCGAGTTCCAGCGCCAGGTCTGGCTCCTGTTCGAGTACCCGGAGAGCTCGGGGCCCGCGCGGGGCATCGCCATCGTCTCCGTGCTCGTCATCCTCATCTCCATTGTGATTTTCTGCCTGGAGACTTTGCCCGAGTTCCGCGAGGACGCCAGGACGTTTGACGAGCCGCTCGCCGGGAACGGAACCGCGCGCGCAAAGACGAAAGCGAACCCCTTCACGGACCCGTTCTTCATCGTGGAGACCCTGTGCATCATCTGGTTCTCCTTCGAGCTGCTGGTGCGCTTCCTCGCGTGCCCGAGCAAAGCGGCGTTCTTCAAGAACATCATGAACACCATCGACATCGTGGCCATCATGCCGTACTTCATCACGCTCGGGCTGGAGCTCGCGGAGCACCAGGGCAACGGCCAGCAGGCCATGTCGCTCGCCATCCTGAGGGTCATCCGCCTCGTGCGCGTCTTCCGCATCTTCAAGCTGTCCCGCCACTCCAAGGGGCTGCAGATCCTGGGGAAGACGCTGCAGGCGAGCATGCGCGAACTCGGCCTGctcatcttcttcctcttcatcgGAGTCATCCTGTTCTCCAGCGCGGTGTACTTCGCGGAGACGGACGACCCGGACTCGGGCTTCAGCAGCATCCCGGACGCCTTCTGGTGGGCTGTGGTTTCCATGACAACCGTGGGTTACGGGGACATGTGTCCCGTGACCATCGGGGGGAAGATCGTGGGCTCGCTGTGCGCCATCGCCGGCGTGCTGACCATCGCGCTCCCGGTGCCCGTCATCGTGTCCAACTTCAACTACTTTTATCACCGGGAGACGGAGCACGAGGAGCAGTTCCAGTACACGCACGTGACCTgcgggcagcagcagcagcagcagcaggtgcaGTTCGGGGAGTTCAACAGGAGCGACAGCAAGCCGTCTCTGTGCAAGTCGGACTTCGTGGACAGCAACGCGGACGCGGAATCCATCAAATACACCAACTGCAGCCCGCGCAAAACCTACACCGGGAAGCTCACAGACGTCTGA